The following proteins come from a genomic window of Drosophila sulfurigaster albostrigata strain 15112-1811.04 chromosome X, ASM2355843v2, whole genome shotgun sequence:
- the LOC133848489 gene encoding uncharacterized protein LOC133848489 translates to MFSIFGKRKPAETPTEEAIQGPSDAPKQSNGDDFIFVERKTDTEPITSPIGGVSGMMYPPMPQSAFGPMPYPPAPALGPKPGAAQNGPVNYLQDIPFELSPQLSSKDGFNGTQSQIDHILALLTRQMSIDGLADEYTFSLERSVQNEC, encoded by the coding sequence ATGTTTTCGATATTTGGCAAACGCAAGCCAGCCGAGACACCTACTGAGGAGGCTATACAGGGCCCATCGGATGCGCCCAAACAAAGCAACGGTGATGATTTCATATTTGTGGAACGCAAAACTGACACCGAACCCATCACCTCTCCCATTGGCGGCGTTAGCGGCATGATGTATCCACCCATGCCACAATCAGCATTTGGGCCCATGCCATACCCGCCAGCACCCGCGCTGGGCCCCAAACCAGGTGCAGCACAAAATGGACCAGTAAACTATCTTCAAGACATACCATTTGAGCTGTCGCCCCAGTTATCGAGTAAGGATGGTTTTAATGGTACACAGTCGCAAATCGATCACATTTTGGCGCTCTTGACTCGTCAAATGTCTATTGATGGCCTTGCAGATGAATACACCTTCAGCCTGGAGCGTTCGGTGCAAAACGAGTGTTAA
- the LOC133848480 gene encoding PHD finger protein 12, giving the protein MSKADQDPIGSLSIMEQIKILIKPPPNEDEKLVQRSGNTKHPYYRRPGRGHNHDLCDACEEGGNLLCCDRCPSSFHLQCHDPPLSEEDIPSGQWLCHSCRMAKVSQPACSSKASSVERVPSAGSGSRANTPSSGELESIPLKIRNLRKRSNSERNSTEKLLSKMPLAIQRALDPNRKPTPLDDVIRAASMLNPQQFSLPPELELHTQFPGNGKVQPVQQPQGGGAASGGGGGTGNGGHGNGGHRSKPGNQRRNSKPFELDSQGLVPLPAKTCFYCTRSCKRAPLISCDYCPLYYHQDCLDPPLTALPAGLWMCPNHVENFIDANMTNSISATERVRLWNRFHQPLDHENVKMEFFRRVNTQHPPFRVKLDMRSRAHIEVPSIVRYHYEHPPALLPSMRQTLRYDRVKRRKQLPTAVEDISKESVTESLLKDLEALRCARAKFREIQREYGSNVDLDGDVNLSDSDADADADADGQSNGNVAAPVTVNAAENKTEADEHAASEQNDCPMQTTVALEPTQKPKNNCSNLDLSYEEDEDDCKASSSAGIIDADLCHLDVDIIKQLAHQRLQQLVVEHPEIVTQYKNRTAARRLRQLATATMTTTTANGNPQCTALQGDLAPEDMRRFSLLFTSETSSILAQKNSNGADEDPMMALHPALATAAAIAAADAAAENYVPRQRSDTEKAYEVATRLQLKLLQCKVRARAVLTPLGDMLEDSRWFSPLGLEQSLFMRYRSLYIGYGGHYTPSTTLAHTETVDLSAIGYCARISPQHAIIFYDEFSKSFELINYSEFGTEVNGQLYTCDLTEYAPTHGGKRMRADDAELKRRVDDLLDKRRNIQRQYEPKRETHNKLAPIVKPACRCQIAPNAPIVPGAWEGSAVLAHGSLLRFGCLAFVFSVPPIDVMNLRVSNAK; this is encoded by the exons ATGTCAAAGGCTGACCAGGATCCAATTGGTTCGCTGAGCATAATGGAG CAAATTAAGATATTGATCAAGCCGCCGCCGAACGAGGACGAGAAACTGGTGCAGCGAAGCGGCAACACAAAGCATCCATATTATAGGCGTCCAGGACGCGGACATAACCATGATTTGTGTGATGCCTGTGAGGAAGGCGGCAATCTATTGTGCTGCGATCGCTGCCCATCCAGCTTTCACCTGCAATGCCA TGATCCACCATTGAGTGAGGAGGACATACCAAGTGGCCAGTGGTTGTGTCACAGTTGTCGCATGGCCAAAGTGTCGCAGCCGGCCTGCTCCTCCAAAGCCAGCTCCGTGGAGCGAGTGCCATCGGCAGGCAGCGGATCGCGCGCCAATACGCCGTCATCCGGTGAACTAGAGTCCATTCCGCTCAAGATCCGTAACTTACGCAAGCGCAGCAACAGCGAACGCAACAGCACCgagaagctgctgtccaagaTGCCGCTGGCCATACAGCGTGCTCTCGATCCCAATAGGAAACCGACGCCATTGGACGATGTCATACGCGCCGCAAGCATGCTGAATCCGCAGCAATTCTCGTTGCCACCGGAGTTGGAGCTGCACACACAGTTCCCGGGCAATGGCAAAGTGCAGCCAGTGCAACAACCACAAGGTGGTGGAGCCGCCAGTGGCGGTGGGGGAGGCACTGGCAACGGTGGACATGGCAACGGGGGACATCGCAGCAAACCTGGCAATCAGCGACGCAACTCGAAGCCATTCGAATTGGACTCCCAAGGGCTGGTCCCATTGCCCGCCAAAACCTGCTTCTATTGTACACGCAGCTGCAAGCGAGCGCCGCTCATATCGTGTGACTATTGTCCGCTGTATTATCATCAGGATTGCCTCGATCCGCCGTTGACCGCCTTGCCCGCTGGCCTGTGGATGTGCCCCAATCATGTCGAGAATTTTATT GATGCCAACATGACCAACAGCATTTCAGCGACGGAGCGCGTGCGCTTGTGGAATCGCTTCCATCAGCCGCTGGACCATGAGAATGTCAAAATGGAGTTCTTTCGCCGTGTCAACACCCAGCATCCGCCGTTCCGTGTCAAGCTAGATATGCGCAGTCGTGCCCACATAGAGGTCCCATCCATAGTGCGCTATCATTACGAGCATCCGCCAGCGCTGTTGCCATCGATGCGCCAAACGCTGCGCTATGATCGCGTTAAGCGTCGCAAACAATTGCCCACGGCTGTGGAGGATATCTCGAAGGAAAGCGTCACTGAATCGCTGCTCAAGGATCTGGAAGCATTGCGCTGCGCACGTGCCAAATTTCGCGAGATACAACGCGAATATGGCAGCAATGTGGACTTGGATGGCGATGTAAATTTAAGCGACAGCGATGCTGATGCCGACGCTGATGCTGATGGTCAAAGTAATGGaaatgttgctgctcctgTCACAGTCAATGCAGCTGAAAACAAGACGGAAGCGGATGAGCACGCGGCTAGCGAACAGAATGATTGCCCAATGCAAACTACAGTTGCTCTGGAGCCGacacaaaaacccaaaaataattGCAGCAATCTGGATCTGAGTTACGAGGAGGATGAAGACGATTGCaaggcatcatcatcagcggGTATCATTGACGCCGATCTGTGTCATCTGGACGTTGACATCATTAAGCAGTTGGCCCATCAACGCTTGCAGCAGCTAGTCGTCGAGCATCCCGAGATTGTTACCCAGTACAAGAATCGAACAGCAGCGCGTCGTTTGCGTCAGttggcgacggcgacgatgacgacaaccACCGCAAATGGCAATCCACAGTGTACAGCACTGCAAGGCGATCTGGCGCCAGAGGATATGCGTCGCTTCTCGCTGCTCTTCACCAGCGAAACATCCTCAATACTGGCACAAAAGAACAGTAATGGTGCCGACGAAGATCCCATGATGGCGCTGCATCCAGCGCTCGCCACAGCCGCGGCCATTGCGGCCGCCGATGCCGCTGCCGAGAATTATGTGCCGCGCCAGCGCAGCGACACAGAGAAGGCCTATGAGGTGGCCACGCGGCTTCAGCTAAAGCTCCTGCAGTGCAAAGTGCGAGCGCGTGCAGTTCTGACGCCACTGGGCGATATGCTGGAGGACAGCCGCTGGTTCAGTCCACTGGGGTTGGAGCAGTCGCTCTTTATGCGCTATCGATCCCTCTACATTGGCTACGGCGGACACTATACGCCGTCGACAACGTTGGCCCACACCGAAACTGTTGATCTGTCGGCGATTGGATATTGTGCACGCATATCGCCGCAGCATGCCATCATCTTTTATGACGAGTTCTCCAAATCGTTTGAGCTGATCAATTACTCTGAATTTGGCACCGAGGTCAATGGCCAGCTGTACACATGCGATTTAACGGAGTATGCGCCAACGCATGGCGGCAAGCGAATGCGTGCTGATGATGCGGAGCTTAAGCGGCGTGTCGATGATCTGCTTGACAAGCGGCGAAACATTCAGCGCCAGTATGAGCCCAAAAGGGAAACGCATAACAA ATTGGCACCAATTGTAAAACCAGCCTGCCGCTGCCAAATTGCACCCAATGCTCCAATCGTGCCTGGCGCCTGGGAGGGATCCGCAGTGCTTGCCCATGGTAGCCTGTTGCGCTTCGGGTGCCtagcttttgttttctctgTGCCGCCAATCGATGTGATGAATTTGCGAGTCAGCAATGCCAAGTGA
- the LOC133848488 gene encoding uncharacterized protein LOC133848488 produces the protein MNALRNIFTSRTLNYLRQNGQNAIINATQQPATVPLPDADAEQALKDALRTPPLSIPRSILDACRFTAIGGNAGGAAKPSGSLSPTTLKRFRRMQRRMELVYLCKLCNTRNTKIISEEAFNSGVVILQCDGCAVDHLIKDNLGLFANEDTNSSSSGSSSMDIEQLLAKRNARVRIIKVNEHGELI, from the coding sequence ATGAATGCATTGCGTAATATATTCACGTCGCGTACGCTAAACTATCTCCGTCAAAATGGCCAGAACGCCATCATCAATGCCACACAGCAGCCGGCGACGGTGCCGCTGCCCGATGCCGATGCGGAGCAAGCGCTGAAGGATGCGCTGCGTACTCCACCGCTCTCAATACCACGCTCCATACTCGATGCTTGTCGCTTCACGGCCATTGGCGGAAATGCGGGCGGAGCAGCTAAGCCATCGGGCTCGTTGTCGCCCACAACGTTGAAGCGCTTTCGACGCATGCAACGCCGCATGGAACTGGTGTATCTGTGTAAGCTGTGCAACACGCGCAATACGAAAATCATCAGCGAGGAGGCATTTAACAGTGGGGTCGTCATCTTGCAGTGCGATGGTTGTGCCGTCGATCATCTGATCAAGGATAATCTCGGACTTTTCGCCAACGAagacaccaacagcagcagcagcggcagcagcagcatggaCATTGAGCAATTGCTGGCGAAGCGGAATGCGCGCGTGCGGATCATCAAAGTGAATGAGCATGGCGAACTCATTTAG
- the LOC133848483 gene encoding mitochondrial ribonuclease P catalytic subunit: MYKLRLLCQLQHSCIRGLPPHRFLASPHKRRPQLGVVQSDQLEQLKSEYFERSEALSNAEWQHVRSVLSGRNKYISAHNVDAVILGMCASGEQLPLAKSYLRYLETSEIEPNAATLGRLLRVYHAAHQLRILSDKEQSEIMQICDRLQGSHEILDASSCENLIHGLVATTEHWQRAVHFLQMMKVTSSPTVSAYSAVAAKAFTCSQPELAWRLLEEMLEQRKLPKCEVYVAQLESSARDVAGFALQVDRLLHFLGKHNILITDKVAQQLLNLAQQMPQQLQVTSTHLERLGKCAACQQHLEHVAISEAEFASLRDAFLDKVLIRNDIFQKSTPAEVERFKRYVEQTAPYDCVIDGLNVAYSTGNKKPPQQLAQLLATVVRYFKERRKRVLVLGRQHMRSWSKPAMQYIQSNACVFLTSNISQDDPFLLYATLHSGQDTDFFSRDLMRSHAFLLGNELKSTFRRWQQEHQYSLATQTQPMGKIVVKEPIRYLLSAHKLDKGVWHVPCIESYTANPSDRFEVPQRWLCVKLAATN, encoded by the exons ATGTACAAATTACGCTTACTGTGTCAGCTTCAGCACAGCTGCATCAGAGGATTACCACCACATCGATTCCTTGCTAGCCCGCACAAGCGACGCCCCCAACTAGGCGTCGTGCAATCGGATCAGCTAGAGCAACTAAAGTCTGAATATTTCGAGAGAAGCGAAGCTCTTAGCAACGCGGAATGGCAGCACGTGAGGAGTGTACTGAGTGGCAGGAACAAATATATCAGCGCACATAATGTCGATGCCGTCATACTGGGCATGTGCGCCAGCGGCGAACAGTTGCCGCTAGCTAAGAGCTATCTGCGCTATCTAGAGACTAGCGAAATCGAACCCAATGCGGCGACATTGGGCCGCCTGTTGCGCGTTTACCATGCTGCCCACCAGCTGCGTATACTCAGCGATAAGGAGCAGTCAGAGATTATGCAGATCTGTGATAGGCTGCAAGGCAGTCATGAGATCCTCGACGCCAGCAGCTGTGAAAATTTGATTCATGGTCTGGTGGCCACCACGGAGCATTGGCAACGTGCTGTGCACTTTCTACAGATGATGAAGGTGACAAGCTCACCCACCGTGTCGGCGTACAGCGCCGTGGCTGCCAAGGCGTTCACCTGCTCGCAGCCGGAGCTCGCTTGGCGATTGCTGGAGGAGATGCTAGAGCAGCGCAAGCTGCCCAAATGCGAAGTGTATGTGGCGCAGCTTGAAAGCAGTGCACGCGATGTGGCAGGCTTCGCGCTCCAAGTGGATCGACTGTTGCATTTTCTGGGCAAGCACAACATTCTCATCACTGATAAGGTGGCGCAACAGCTGCTCAATCTCGCCCAGCAGAtgccgcagcagctgcaggtAACGTCGACGCATTTGGAGCGCCTGGGGAAATGCGCCGCCTGCCAACAACACTTGGAACATGTGGCCATCAGTGAGGCGGAGTTTGCCAGTTTGCGCGATGCGTTTCTGGACAAGGTGCTCATACGCAACGACATATTCCAGAAGTCAACGCCTGCTGAAGTGGAGCGCTTCAAGCGCTATGTGGAGCAAACGGCGCCCTACGATTGTGTCATCGATGGGTTGAACGTTGCCTATTCCACGGGCAACAAGAAGCCGCCACAGCAGCTGGCACAACTCTTGGCCACCGTGGTGCGGTATTTCAAGGAGCGACGGAAGCGTGTCTTGGTGCTAGGCCGACAGCATATGCGCAGTTGGTCCAAGCCGGCCATGCAATACATCCAAAGCAATGCCTGCGTCTTCCTCACCAGCAATAT CTCTCAAGACGATCCGTTCTTGCTGTACGCTACACTGCACAGTGGCCAAGACACGGACTTCTTCTCGCGCGATCTGATGCGCAGTCACGCCTTTCTGTTGGGCAACGAGTTGAAGTCCACGTTTCGTCGCTGGCAACAGGAGCATCAATATTCGCTAGCTACCCAAACGCAGCCTATGGGAAAGATCGTGGTAAAGGAGCCGATACGGTATCTGCTTAGCGCCCATAAGCTGGACAAGGGTGTGTGGCATGTGCCGTGCATTGAGAGCTACACGGCCAATCCCAGCGATCGCTTTGAGGTGCCACAAAGATGGCTCTGCGTCAAGCTTGCTGCCACCAACTAA
- the LOC133848486 gene encoding uncharacterized protein LOC133848486 codes for MASSNVSDWDEALPTSSTEEEEEEDPDYCSPENRKKRQEENVSKLQSYVRRMAYQPALPPKARAYDVALSQPKRLTLEANYEQFKDYYDPKLRAKRIKRMLGKYNAITTEQLEDVLKSTKRKERRKEDFLKRKQELYYNMLTKMERQCRTQYLNVLIKKFAKFIAHLATTMRIPPQLVDPYARMQRGIFCNILLAIGVQPTSQSAIYYTSQDAIEYDVCHRLAHALLSLIIKALDTAATTESANDLTKSAAGTTSAAAPSTQSQSADMDFKMDNYIKERLMCAAKKKIRNEQRRKRLSTFNYDAFHKCSRLDCE; via the exons ATGGCCAGCTCAAATGTGTCCGATTGGGATGAGGCGCTGCCCACATCGTCGAccgaagaggaggaggaagaggatcCCGACTACTGCAGCCCGGAGAATCGCAAGAAGCGGCAGGAAGAAAATGTCTCCAAGTTGCAGTCATATGTGCGACGCATGGCCTACCAGCCGGCCCTGCCGCCTAAGGCACGTGCCTATGATGTGGCACTGTCGCAGCCCAAGCGTCTCACCTTGGAGGCCAATTACGAACAGTTCAAGGACTATTATGATCCCAAGCTACGTGCAAAGCGCATTAAGCGCATGTTGGGCAAATATAATGCCATCACCACTGA GCAACTCGAGGATGTGCTCAAGAGCACAAAACGAAAGGAGCGCCGAAAGGAAGATTTTCTAAAGCGCAAGCAAGAGCTCTACTACAACATGCTCACCAAGATGGAGCGTCAGTGTCGCACCCAGTATCTTAATGTGCTGATCAAGAAATTTGCCAAGTTCATCGCCcatttggcaacaacaatgcgaatACCGCCACAACTGGTCGATCCATATGCACGCATGCAACGCGGCATCTTCTGCAACATACTGTTGGCTATTGGGGTGCAGCCCACATCGCAATCGGCCATTTACTATACCAGTCAGGATGCCATCGAGTACGATGTGTGCCATCGCTTGGCCCATGCGCTGCTCAGTCTGATCATTAAGGCGCTGGACACGGCCGCCACAACCGAGTCTGCCAATGATCTCACCAAATCAGCAGCAGGAACGacttcagcagcagctccttCAACGCAATCGCAATCCGCTGATATGGACTTTAAGATGGACAACTACATAAAGGAGCGTCTGATGTGCGCCGCCAAGAAGAAGATACGAAATGAGCAGCGTCGCAAGAGATTGTCCACATTCAACTACGATGCCTTCCACAAGTGTTCGCGCCTCGACTGCGAGTGA
- the LOC133848485 gene encoding T-complex protein 1 subunit zeta gives MASISLLNPKAEFARAAQALAINISAAKGLQDVMRTNLGPKGTVKMLVSGAGDIKITKDGNVLLHDMQIQHPTASMIARASTAQDDSTGDGTTTTVLLIGELLKQADIYLSEGLHPRIMTEGFEKARDKALEVLEKVKLPVEINKKNLMEIANTSLRTKVHPQLADLLTEVCVDAVLCIANEKQQPVDLHMVELMEMQHKTDTDTQLVRGLVMDHGARHPDMPKRLENAYILTANVSLEYEKAEVNSGFFYKTATEREAFVRAERDFIDQRVKKVIELKRAVCDGTDKSFVLINQKGIDPISLDALAKEGILALRRAKRRNMERLALACGGTAMNSFDDLQEEHLGYAGTVYEHVLGENKFTFVEDCKNPLSVTILIKGPNKHTITQIKDAIRDGLRAINNTIADKALVPGAGAFEVRAYNELAQFKDTIKGKARLAVQAFADALLIIPKTLAINSGYDAQDTIVKLTVEDRLSPELIGIDLATGEPMKPTDLGVYDNYIVKKQILNSCSIIASNLLLVDEVMRAGMTSLKG, from the exons ATGGCTTCAATCAGCTTGTTAAACCCAAAGGCTGAATTTGCCCGTGCCGCTCAGGCGTTGGCCATTAACATCAGTGCTGCGAAAGGTTTGCAAGATGTGATGCGCACCAATTTGGGACCCAAAGGAACCGTCAAAAT GTTGGTCTCTGGTGCCGGTGACATCAAAATCACGAAGGACGGCAATGTGCTGCTGCATGACATGCAAATCCAGCATCCCACTGCTTCGATGATTGCACGTGCCAGCACCGCACAGGATGATTCAACTGGCGATGGCACCACGACAACAGTGCTACTGATTGGCGAGTTGCTGAAGCAGGCGGACATCTATTTGTCGGAGGGTTTGCATCCTCGCATCATGACTGAGGGCTTTGAGAAGGCACGCGACAAGGCGCTGGAAGTGCTTGAGAAGGTTAAGCTGCCCGTCGAGATCAACAAGAAGAATCTAATGGAAATTGCCAACACCAGCTTGAGGACCAAGGTGCATCCCCAGTTAGCCGACTTGTTGACCGAAGTGTGTGTGGATGCTGTGCTGTGCATTGCGAATGAGAAGCAGCAGCCCGTCGATTTGCACATGGTCGAGTTGATGGAGATGCAACACAAGACGGACACAGATACGCAGCTGGTACGTGGCTTGGTCATGGATCATGGTGCTCGTCATCCCGATATGCCCAAGCGTCTGGAGAATGCGTACATTCTGACGGCCAACGTTTCACTCGAATACGAGAAGGCTGAAGTCAACTCCGGATTCTTCTACAAGACAGCCACAGAGCGCGAAGCGTTCGTGCGTGCCGAGCGTGATTTCATCGATCAGCGTGTCAAGAAGGTCATCGAACTGAAGCGTGCTGTCTGCGATGGCACCGACAAGTCCTTTGTTCTGATCAACCAGAAGGGCATTGATCCCATCTCGCTGGACGCTCTGGCCAAGGAGGGCATTCTGGCTTTGCGTCGTGCCAAGCGCCGTAACATGGAGCGTTTGGCACTCGCCTGTGGTGGCACTGCCATGAACTCATTCGATGATCTGCAGGAGGAGCATCTGGGTTATGCTGGGACAGTGTACGAGCATGTGCTCGGCGAGAACAAGTTTACATTCGTCGAGGACTGCAAAAATCCGTTGTCGGTGACCATTCTGATCAAGGGACCCAACAAGCACACAATCACCCAGATCAAGGATGCTATTCGCGATGGCTTGCGTGCGATTAACAACACGATCGCAGATAAAGCTCTGGTGCCCGGCGCCGGTGCCTTTGAAGTGCGCGCCTACAATGAATTGGCGCAGTTCAAGGACACGATTAAGGGCAAAGCTCGGCTGGCCGTGCAAGCCTTTGCCGATGCTCTACTGATCATTCCCAAAACACTGGCCATTAACAGCGGCTACGATGCCCAGGATACTATTGTTAAGCTCACGGTGGAGGATCGTTTGAGCCCCGAACTGATTGGTATTGATCTGGCCACTGGTGAGCCGATGAAGCCAACCGACCTGGGTGTCTACGACAATTACATTGTGAAGAAACAGATCCTCAACTCGTGCTCCATCATTGCCAGCAATCTGCTGCTCGTCGATGAGGTGATGCGTGCGGGAATGACCAGCCTCAAGGGCTAG
- the LOC133848481 gene encoding uncharacterized protein LOC133848481, with protein MSVLAYPRTNDEEIFRQCTKDCGVVTATEDFQYFALRCIFCSEKFLYFDAFIGHMQTVHLEDAAHRSNSSSGYRLGLGLGLGLGQPMSIGLDDADGDGDDDDDGSGLGGRHGYGNGSSLLQQFDEIEDLTDADTALLEPQMVIKQELQELDSSDNDNDHDNDNENDDDAVNDDNLLPADDTDNVDDDSEAILPESDLSRANIRSRMKLAGPPPYLGRHGSGSNVVDVKNEPLTADGDDSMDEYDHNYLNDNSNEYPDYNPSSYNAGHGNNSAAGGESDFLSYDEMVEESLLGRDRELTMHIKDRKMIQFLIHSYKRNPFLWDHSHAQFRDRVKRARFLDWIVLEFKNRFNISLAKDAITRKWDNLRTVYKRECNRMALEKTNISTLWYFKELHFLNELYSYNSKMSDAVVKETSYRRRFSAIWNDTSTAKLLVMVKRYQCFYNRFDPDYRSKERRGEGLQQMAMELQQLIDVTTIQISKRISQLRFDYSKQKMERLNAERMGRKFIPNYIYYDQMHFMDDDIPPFKCEHCGEIVQTLRELDLHMLSHQPSLGGSYYCNVCNIQFNTGEEFENHKQLHLGAGNEVKYNCELCTASFREKSNYDEHLRRHNDELFLPTLALNHSILDSGSGDTDAAGGGATDVSLVGDDDELFVGDGSKPFPCEVCHRTFASPGHLNAHRVVHQDERERCYKCDYPQCSKSFVSRHSLFDHLKQHYSNEEFKCDICGKSFKSTKNLQNHKQIHDKVKRYVCQICGSAFAQAAGLYLHKRRHNRPNGSTGAVGGRSSRTTL; from the exons ATGAGTGTGTTGGCATATCCACGTACAAATGATGAGGAGATTTTTCGACAGTGCACAAAGGATTGTGGCGTTGTGACGGCCACGGAGGACTTTCAGTATTTCGCCTTGCGCTGCATTTTCTGCAGTGAGAAGTTTCTCTACTTCGATGCATTCATCGGTCACATGCAAACTGTGCATCTCGAAGATGCAGCCcatcgcagcaacagcagttctGGCTACAGACTGGGCCTGGGGTTGGGATTGGGCTTGGGCCAACCTATGTCCATAGGCCTAGACGATGCTGATGGTGatggcgacgacgatgatgacggcAGCGGCTTAGGAGGGCGACATGGTTATGGCAACGGAAGCAGCTTATTGCAACAGTTTGATGAGATTGAAGACTTGACCGATGCGGACACTGCGCTGCTTGAGCCACAAATGGTCATCAAACAGGAGCTGCAAGAGCTAGACAGCAGCGACAATGATAACGACCACGATAATGACAAcgagaacgatgatgatgcCGTAAATGACGACAATCTACTGCCCGCCGATGACACTGATAATGTGGACGACGACAGCGAAGCAATTCTGCCCGAGAGTGATCTCTCAAGAGCCAACATCAGATCCCGCATGAAATTGGCTGGACCACCGCCATACCTGGGACGGCACGGCAGTGGCTCTAATGTGGTCGATGTGAAGAACGAGCCGCTGACAGCCGACGGCGATGATTCGATGGATGAATATGATCATAACTATTTGAATGACAATTCAAATGAGTATCCTGACTACAATCCCAGCAGCTATAATGCAGGACATGGTAACAACAGTGCAGCTGGTGGCGAATCTGATTTTCTCAGCTATGATGAAATGGTGGAGGAATCTCTGTTAGGC CGCGATCGGGAGCTGACCATGCACATCAAGGATCGCAAGATGATACAATTCCTGATACACTCTTACAAGCGCAATCCCTTTCTGTGGGATCACAGTCATGCCCAGTTTCGGGATCGCGTGAAACGCGCTCGCTTCCTCGACTGGATTGTGCTCGAGTTTAAGAATCGCTTTAACATCTCACTGGCCAAGGATGCGATCACAAGGAAATGGGACAATCTGCGCACTGTTTACAAGCGCGAATGCAATCGCATGGCTCTCGAGAAGACGAACATCAGCACTCTCTGGTATTTCAAGGAGTTGCATTTTCTTAACGAACTTTACAGTTACAACTCGAAAATGTCCGACGCCGTTGTCAAG GAAACCTCATACAGACGACGCTTTTCGGCCATATGGAACGATACCTCCACCGCCAAACTGCTCGTTATGGTTAAGCGCTATCAGTGCTTCTACAATCGCTTCGATCCCGACTATCGTAGCAAGGAGCGACGTGGCGAGGGGCTGCAACAAATGGCCATGGAATTGCAGCAGCTCATTGATGTAACCACCATACAAATCTCGAAACGTATCTCTCAGTTGCGCTTTGATTACTCCAAACAGAAGATGGAACGTTTGAATGCCGAGCGCATGGGTCGAAAATTTATACCGAATTACATTTACTACGATCAAATGCACTTCATGGACGATGACATTCCGCCATTCAAGTGCGAACATTGCGGCGAAATAGTGCAAACGTTGCGGGAACTTGATCTGCATATGCTCAGCCATCAGCCAAGTCTGGGCGGCAGTTACTATTGCAATGTGTGCAACATTCAGTTCAACACTGGCGAAGAGTTTGAGAACCACAAGCAACTACATTTGGGCGCGGGCAACGAAGTCAAATATAATTGCGAGTTGTGCACGGCCAGTTTTCGCGAGAAGTCCAATTACGATGAGCATTTGAGACGGCACAACGATGAGCTATTCCTGCCCACATTGGCACTGAATCACAGTATACTCGATAGCGGCAGCGGCGATACAGATGCTGCTGGCGGCGGAGCTACTGATGTTTCCCTGGtgggcgacgacgacgaactATTCGTCGGGGATGGATCGAAGCCATTTCCCTGCGAGGTTTGTCATCGCACGTTTGCATCGCCGGGACACTTAAATGCGCATCGGGTGGTGCATCAGGATGAGCGAGAGCGATGCTACAAATGCGATTATCCGCAGTGTAGTAAATCGTTTGTCTCGCGTCACAGTCTCTTCGATCACTTGAAGCAACACTACAGCAACGAGGAGTTCAAGTGCGACATTTGCGGCAAGAGCTTCAAGTCCACCAAGAATCTACAGAATCACAAACAGATACACGACAAGGTCAAGCGCTACGTTTGCCAAATATGCGGCTCGGCATTCGCCCAAGCCGCTGGCCTCTACCTGCACAAGCGTCGTCACAATCGTCCCAATGGCAGCACCGGCGCCGTCGGTGGTCGCTCCAGTCGCACCACACTGTGA